The proteins below are encoded in one region of Triticum aestivum cultivar Chinese Spring chromosome 1B, IWGSC CS RefSeq v2.1, whole genome shotgun sequence:
- the LOC123085397 gene encoding homeobox-leucine zipper protein ROC4-like yields the protein MDGEWPQYNSVVLNDLDPFMTSEHNHLLQHDHGDETYGLLGATANVGMIDDTNVVAGNEGNNNGETYSQQRMERRRTNYHRLRIEQIQQLEAVFREIPYPDEKLRKTLSERLGMSAQQVKFWFQNHRSNSKGKTQRRETNTLHLENQMLKSDRQAIMLAMENSTCLKCRGAVVQTQDTSERQRLFKENMKLKEELRLATTHLKEGLQQNGMWPRLTRN from the exons ATGGACGGGGAGTGGCCGCAATACAACAGTGTTGTGCTCAATGATCTTGACCCCTTCATGACAAGTGAACACAACCACCTATTGCAGCACGACCATGGTGATGAGACATATGGTCTACTTGGAGCCACTGCCAACGTGGGAATGATTGATGATACCAATGTTGTTGCTGGAAACGAAGGAAACAACAATGGAGAAACCTACAGTCAACAGAGGATGGAGAGAAGGCGTACCAACTATCACCGTCTCCGCATAGAACAGATCCAACAACTTGAAGC TGTCTTCCGGGAAATCCCTTATCCAGATGAGAAACTCCGGAAGACCCTTAGTGAGAGGCTTGGCATGAGTGCCCAACAGGTCAAGTTCTGGTTCCAAAACCATCGCAGCAATAGTAAG GGCAAGACACAAAGGCGGGAGACCAACACTCTTCATTTAGAGAACCAGATGCTAAAATCTGATAGGCAAGCCATCATGTTGGCTATGGAAAATAGCACTTGCCTCAAATGCAGAGGGGCGGTTGTTCAAACTCAGGACACCTCAGAGCGCCAACGCTTGTTCAAGGAGAATATGAAGCTCAAGGAGGAACTTAGGCTTGCCACGACGCATCTTAAAGAGGGTCTCCAACAAAATGGAATGTGGCCCCGATTGACCCGCAACTAA